The Algihabitans albus genome window below encodes:
- the apbC gene encoding iron-sulfur cluster carrier protein ApbC: MSRITEEQVLDALRHVQDPDRGTDIVGLGMIQGLVVKDGNVGFAIEVDPKRGPKLEPLRKAAEAAVDKLEGVLSVTVVLTAESGSGGKGGGNGAGNGSGAAAGAPAAPSPAQRQAQAPGGATRALVPGVKHIVAVASGKGGVGKSTTATNLTLALAAQGLRVGVLDADIYGPSQPRMMGISGRPNSPDGKTLTPLENYGVKVMSMGFLVAEDTPMIWRGPMVQSALQQMLRDVAWGELDALIVDMPPGTGDAQLTMAQQVPLSGAVIVSTPQDIALLDARKGLNMFRKVDVPVLGIVENMSLYICPSCGHEAHIFGHGGAKREAEKLGMEFLGELPLTIEIRETSDGGQPIVVSHPQSAYAQSYLTIAKRVWEKLSGAGARREAPRIVMQ; the protein is encoded by the coding sequence ATGAGCCGCATTACCGAGGAACAGGTGCTCGACGCCCTGCGCCACGTACAGGACCCAGACCGCGGCACGGACATCGTCGGCCTTGGCATGATTCAGGGTTTGGTTGTCAAGGACGGCAATGTCGGCTTCGCGATCGAGGTCGATCCCAAGCGGGGCCCGAAGCTGGAGCCCCTGCGCAAGGCGGCCGAGGCCGCGGTCGACAAGCTCGAGGGCGTGCTGTCCGTGACCGTCGTGCTAACCGCCGAGTCCGGCAGCGGCGGAAAAGGCGGCGGAAACGGCGCTGGAAACGGCAGCGGCGCAGCGGCTGGCGCTCCGGCGGCGCCGAGCCCGGCACAGCGACAGGCGCAAGCCCCCGGCGGCGCGACGCGCGCGCTCGTTCCCGGTGTGAAGCACATCGTCGCCGTGGCCAGCGGCAAGGGCGGCGTCGGCAAATCGACGACCGCGACCAACCTGACGCTCGCTCTGGCCGCCCAGGGCCTGAGGGTCGGTGTTCTGGATGCCGACATCTACGGGCCAAGCCAGCCGCGCATGATGGGTATCTCCGGCCGACCCAATTCGCCCGACGGCAAGACTCTGACGCCCTTGGAGAACTACGGCGTCAAGGTCATGTCCATGGGGTTCCTGGTCGCCGAGGACACGCCGATGATCTGGCGCGGACCGATGGTGCAGTCGGCCCTGCAGCAGATGCTGCGCGACGTGGCCTGGGGCGAACTGGACGCCCTGATCGTCGACATGCCGCCGGGCACCGGCGACGCTCAGTTGACCATGGCGCAGCAGGTGCCGCTGTCGGGCGCCGTGATCGTCTCAACCCCGCAGGACATTGCGCTTCTGGACGCCCGCAAGGGTTTGAACATGTTCCGCAAGGTGGATGTTCCGGTGCTCGGAATTGTCGAGAACATGTCGCTTTACATCTGCCCGAGCTGCGGTCATGAGGCGCACATCTTCGGCCATGGTGGGGCGAAGCGCGAAGCGGAGAAGCTGGGCATGGAGTTTCTGGGCGAACTGCCGCTGACCATCGAGATCCGCGAGACCTCCGATGGCGGTCAACCGATCGTGGTCTCGCACCCGCAGAGCGCCTACGCGCAGAGCTATCTCACCATCGCGAAGCGCGTCTGGGAAAAGCTGAGTGGCGCCGGCGCGCGGCGCGAGGCGCCGAGGATCGTCATGCAATGA
- a CDS encoding protease complex subunit PrcB family protein, with product MIDFGRSRRIVAVLAAALVLTACASDRPATTADGSAAPPPQPTEPAEAVELVRPLESWGGAGGAVDIESSMRAATAEEWDTLWDLVGLTPPRELAVGREVAAGIFLGERPTGGYGIEIIGMRAQPTSSAVVWRERMPPQDAVVTQAATRPWQIAVFPAEAIPAGAAAPR from the coding sequence ATGATCGACTTCGGTCGCTCTCGACGCATCGTCGCTGTCTTGGCAGCGGCTCTGGTCCTGACAGCCTGCGCCTCCGACCGGCCGGCCACGACGGCGGATGGCAGTGCCGCGCCACCGCCTCAGCCGACGGAACCCGCGGAGGCGGTGGAGTTGGTCCGTCCGCTGGAAAGCTGGGGCGGCGCCGGCGGTGCGGTCGATATCGAGTCGAGCATGCGGGCCGCCACGGCCGAGGAATGGGACACCCTCTGGGATCTGGTCGGTCTGACGCCACCGCGCGAGCTGGCCGTCGGGCGCGAAGTTGCGGCCGGCATCTTCCTCGGCGAGCGCCCGACCGGCGGTTACGGCATCGAGATCATCGGCATGCGCGCCCAACCGACCAGCAGCGCCGTTGTCTGGCGCGAACGCATGCCGCCACAGGATGCCGTCGTCACCCAGGCGGCCACGCGTCCCTGGCAGATCGCGGTCTTTCCCGCCGAGGCGATCCCGGCCGGCGCTGCCGCACCGCGCTGA
- a CDS encoding DUF2065 domain-containing protein: MSDLLTALALVFVIEGCILALFPGAPAALYRQLSELPPETLRIAGLVAAALGVLAVWLLRA, encoded by the coding sequence ATGTCCGACCTGCTGACCGCCCTCGCGCTGGTCTTCGTGATCGAGGGCTGCATCCTCGCGCTCTTTCCCGGTGCTCCGGCCGCGCTCTATCGACAGCTGTCGGAGTTGCCGCCGGAAACCCTGCGAATCGCGGGACTGGTCGCGGCCGCGCTCGGGGTTCTCGCCGTCTGGCTGCTGCGCGCCTGA
- the hflK gene encoding FtsH protease activity modulator HflK codes for MPWQSGSGGSGGGSGGGGPWGGGSGGGSGGGSGGGGGPWGGRGGGGGGGNNGGGWGSGGWGGGGGNRPPDFEDVIRRGQERLRGVLPGGMGGARGLGILIAVAIVLWLASGFYQVRPGQQGVVLRFGEWVNQGNLAGPGLHWHLPWPVESSVTPNVEEIRQIEIGYRGNAGRSNDIPEESLMLTGDQNIIDIDFTVQWRVSNAGQFLFNIREPEATIKIAAESAIRETIGRTDIQPALTDARFEVADLTRQTLQEILNEYQAGIAITEINLQDVQPPEPVIDAFEDVQRARQDLDRLRNQADAYRNKVIPEARGEAQRMIQEAEAYRERLINEAQGEAQRFLNVYEAYLQNPSVTTRRMYLETVQGVLRDTDKVIMSGDSGAVPYLPLNELRGRMGTGNGSSTPQNQQ; via the coding sequence ATGCCTTGGCAATCGGGTAGCGGCGGCTCGGGAGGCGGTTCCGGCGGCGGTGGCCCCTGGGGCGGTGGATCTGGCGGCGGTTCTGGCGGTGGATCCGGCGGCGGCGGCGGCCCTTGGGGCGGTCGTGGCGGCGGCGGCGGCGGCGGTAACAACGGTGGCGGCTGGGGCTCCGGAGGTTGGGGCGGCGGCGGCGGAAACCGTCCGCCCGACTTCGAGGATGTGATCCGGCGCGGGCAGGAACGCCTGCGCGGCGTGCTGCCGGGCGGCATGGGCGGTGCCCGTGGTCTCGGCATCCTGATCGCGGTTGCCATCGTCCTTTGGCTTGCCTCGGGCTTCTATCAGGTTCGTCCCGGTCAGCAGGGCGTGGTCCTGCGTTTCGGCGAGTGGGTCAACCAGGGCAACCTGGCCGGCCCGGGTTTGCACTGGCATCTGCCCTGGCCTGTCGAGAGTTCCGTCACTCCGAACGTCGAGGAAATCCGTCAGATCGAGATCGGCTATCGCGGGAATGCCGGTCGCAGCAACGACATCCCCGAAGAAAGCCTGATGCTGACGGGCGACCAGAATATTATCGACATCGACTTCACCGTGCAGTGGCGGGTCAGCAACGCCGGTCAGTTCCTGTTCAACATTCGCGAGCCGGAGGCGACCATCAAGATCGCCGCCGAGAGTGCCATACGTGAAACGATCGGCCGCACGGACATCCAGCCGGCCCTGACGGACGCCCGCTTCGAAGTCGCGGATCTGACCCGTCAGACTTTGCAGGAAATCCTGAACGAGTATCAGGCCGGCATCGCGATCACCGAGATCAACCTGCAGGACGTGCAGCCGCCCGAGCCGGTAATCGATGCCTTCGAGGACGTGCAGCGCGCTCGCCAGGATCTGGATCGTCTGCGCAACCAGGCCGACGCCTACCGGAACAAGGTGATCCCGGAAGCGCGCGGTGAAGCGCAGCGGATGATCCAGGAGGCCGAAGCTTACCGTGAGCGCCTGATCAACGAGGCTCAGGGTGAAGCCCAGCGCTTCCTCAACGTCTACGAGGCCTATCTGCAAAACCCCTCGGTGACCACGCGACGCATGTACCTGGAGACGGTCCAGGGCGTGCTCAGGGACACCGACAAGGTGATCATGAGCGGCGACTCCGGGGCGGTGCCCTACCTGCCGCTCAATGAACTGCGCGGGCGGATGGGGACCGGCAACGGTTCCTCCACCCCACAGAACCAGCAGTAG
- a CDS encoding YHS domain-containing (seleno)protein, with translation MTRTAASAEHNFPLHSLPTRLLVGLTFLILATLTATQVAFAADDYAGKDIFTRDGIAIGGTDPVAYFTEGKPVQGSPEFSAEYKGATWHFANAEHRDLFTADPTAYAPQYGGYCAFGVAAAERKIETDPEAWSIVDGKLYLNYTLPTQQRWNQDIPGYIATADQVWPTIE, from the coding sequence ATGACACGGACCGCCGCATCCGCAGAGCACAACTTCCCTCTGCACAGCCTGCCGACCCGCCTGCTGGTCGGCCTGACCTTTCTGATCCTGGCCACCCTGACGGCGACCCAGGTCGCCTTCGCAGCCGACGACTACGCCGGGAAAGACATCTTCACGCGCGACGGCATCGCCATCGGCGGTACCGACCCGGTGGCCTACTTCACCGAAGGCAAGCCGGTCCAGGGCTCGCCGGAATTCAGCGCCGAGTACAAGGGCGCAACCTGGCACTTCGCCAACGCCGAGCATCGCGATCTCTTCACCGCCGATCCGACGGCTTACGCCCCGCAGTACGGCGGTTACTGCGCCTTTGGCGTCGCCGCGGCGGAACGGAAGATCGAGACCGATCCCGAGGCCTGGTCGATCGTCGACGGCAAGCTCTACCTCAATTACACCCTGCCGACCCAGCAGCGCTGGAATCAGGACATCCCCGGCTACATCGCCACGGCCGATCAGGTTTGGCCGACCATCGAGTAA
- the serB gene encoding phosphoserine phosphatase SerB encodes MAFVLTLIADPSRRKLSAQAVDAARTALTSGGGNVGPSDWLSPDEACDLPFEGLSTLDAERLVREALRDLPVDLAAQPLAGRRKALLLADMESTIIAEEMLDELAETVGLRDEIAEVTARAMSGDLDFEEALEARVAKLAGLPLGEVERAAERMTFNPGARSLIRSLRAAGVPCILVSGGFTIFADLVAEACGFSAVRANVLEIEAGKLSGGVHKPILGRKAKLDALERLSAELSVTPAAACTVGDGANDLAMLNAAGLGVAYRGKPAVRAAARYALDVADLTGLLFYQGYRRADFAELG; translated from the coding sequence ATGGCGTTTGTCCTCACCCTGATCGCCGATCCGAGCCGGCGCAAGCTCTCGGCGCAAGCCGTCGATGCGGCGCGCACGGCCCTGACCTCCGGCGGCGGCAATGTCGGCCCGAGCGACTGGTTGTCACCGGACGAAGCCTGCGACCTCCCCTTCGAAGGCCTCTCGACACTGGACGCCGAGCGGCTTGTCCGCGAAGCCCTTCGCGATCTGCCGGTCGATCTGGCCGCACAGCCGCTCGCGGGGCGGCGCAAGGCCCTGCTGCTCGCGGATATGGAGTCGACCATCATCGCCGAGGAGATGCTGGACGAGCTGGCCGAGACGGTCGGTCTGCGCGACGAGATCGCGGAGGTCACCGCCCGGGCCATGTCCGGGGACCTGGACTTCGAGGAGGCGCTGGAGGCCCGCGTCGCCAAACTCGCCGGACTGCCGCTCGGGGAGGTCGAACGAGCCGCCGAGCGCATGACCTTCAATCCCGGCGCGCGCAGCCTGATCCGCAGCCTGCGGGCTGCCGGCGTTCCCTGCATCCTGGTCTCGGGAGGTTTCACGATCTTCGCGGATCTGGTTGCGGAAGCCTGCGGCTTCTCCGCCGTCCGCGCCAACGTCCTGGAGATCGAGGCGGGCAAACTATCCGGCGGCGTGCACAAGCCGATCCTCGGCCGCAAAGCGAAGCTGGACGCGCTGGAGCGCTTGAGTGCGGAACTGAGCGTCACGCCGGCGGCCGCCTGCACGGTCGGCGACGGCGCCAACGACTTGGCGATGCTGAACGCGGCCGGCCTGGGAGTTGCCTATCGCGGGAAGCCGGCGGTTCGGGCGGCGGCACGCTACGCGCTCGATGTCGCCGACCTGACCGGCCTGCTGTTCTATCAGGGCTACCGGCGCGCGGACTTCGCCGAGCTGGGCTGA
- the hflC gene encoding protease modulator HflC, producing MQKRFALFGGILLVVLGFLAYNALFVVHQTQQALVLQFGAIKRVVQEPGLNVKLPFIQNVLFFDRRVLNLDPPPLTVVLSDQRRLIVDVFVRYRITDPVRFYETVNNETQLRDRFAPIVNNQVRSVLGEVTLTSVLSEERDEIMQQIRRSVNAAVRQATVEAGIDTTVVGATAETEGEPAEEEVQLTDTSQPAERRRRGLGIDVVDVRIGRADLSSDVSRSVYERMRAERERDAAEFRAQGQEQFQRITASADREATVIRAEAQRDSDILRGEGEGERTRLLNDAFGQDAEFFDFYRSMQAYTDAIRGENSMIVMPPDNDFFRFFNQLPAGVMNAERNPEQRAQSRPVSPGGTGSLAAEPPAQ from the coding sequence ATGCAAAAGCGCTTCGCCCTGTTCGGCGGTATCCTGTTGGTGGTGCTGGGATTCCTCGCCTACAACGCTCTCTTCGTCGTGCATCAGACCCAGCAGGCCCTGGTCCTGCAGTTCGGTGCCATCAAGCGTGTGGTTCAAGAACCCGGCTTGAACGTCAAGCTGCCCTTTATCCAGAACGTGCTCTTCTTCGACCGGCGCGTTCTCAACCTCGATCCGCCGCCGCTGACGGTCGTCCTGTCTGACCAGCGGCGCCTGATCGTCGACGTCTTCGTGCGCTACCGGATCACCGATCCCGTCCGTTTCTACGAGACGGTGAACAACGAGACGCAGTTGCGCGACCGCTTTGCGCCGATCGTGAACAACCAGGTGCGCTCGGTGCTGGGCGAGGTGACCTTGACCAGCGTGCTGTCGGAAGAGCGTGACGAAATCATGCAGCAGATCCGCCGCTCCGTGAACGCGGCGGTGCGGCAGGCGACCGTCGAGGCCGGGATCGACACGACGGTCGTTGGAGCCACGGCGGAGACCGAAGGCGAGCCGGCCGAGGAGGAGGTTCAGCTCACCGATACCTCGCAGCCGGCCGAACGCCGCCGCCGGGGTCTCGGCATCGATGTGGTGGACGTGCGTATCGGCCGGGCCGATCTTTCGTCGGACGTCAGCCGCTCGGTCTATGAGCGCATGCGGGCGGAGCGCGAGCGCGACGCCGCCGAGTTCCGCGCTCAGGGTCAAGAGCAGTTCCAGCGGATCACCGCCTCCGCCGATCGCGAAGCGACGGTCATTCGGGCCGAGGCGCAGCGCGACTCGGACATCCTGCGCGGTGAAGGCGAGGGCGAGCGGACACGTCTGCTGAACGACGCCTTCGGTCAGGATGCAGAGTTCTTCGACTTCTATCGCTCGATGCAGGCCTACACCGATGCGATTCGCGGCGAGAACTCGATGATCGTGATGCCGCCGGACAACGACTTTTTCCGCTTCTTCAACCAGTTGCCGGCAGGCGTGATGAACGCCGAACGCAATCCCGAGCAGCGGGCGCAGTCGCGCCCCGTCAGTCCGGGAGGAACCGGATCGCTGGCAGCGGAACCCCCGGCGCAGTAA
- a CDS encoding Do family serine endopeptidase, with protein sequence MTRAEIACFVSLLRPRATALLAAGVWVLAAVLAAPAAAQPQGAPISFADLADQLLPTVVNISTTQVVERGDQEDFEEMFREFFERRGQGAPPPRRRANSLGSGFIIDPEGYVVTNNHVIAEADTVEVVLSDDTTYEAEIIGSDPETDLALLKVNPTSPLPSTIWGNSNSVRVGDWVLAVGNPFGLGGSVTAGIVSARGRDINAGPYDDFLQTDAAINRGNSGGPMFNLDGEVIGINTAIFSPSGGSIGIGFAVPSAIAQNVIDSLRRFGEVRRGWLGVRIQTVTEELAGELALPPPATGAYVANVIDGGPAQSAGIVQGDVIITFDDRPVADTRGLVRMVAETSVGRDVDVVIWREGSRQTMQVNLGQRDAEALAAAAPPPPDPEEVRDLPALGLSLGVMTDERRETFALEEGVGGVIVTEVDSGGSAEEKGLQPGDVIVEVDQERVATPDEVESYVEQAREAERRSLTLLVYRGGEYQWIVLRIGQG encoded by the coding sequence GTGACTCGAGCCGAAATCGCCTGTTTCGTTTCCCTGCTCCGCCCGCGTGCGACCGCGCTGCTTGCCGCCGGCGTCTGGGTTTTGGCGGCCGTGCTGGCCGCCCCTGCCGCCGCGCAGCCGCAGGGGGCGCCGATCTCCTTCGCCGATCTGGCCGATCAGCTTCTGCCGACCGTGGTCAACATCTCCACGACGCAGGTCGTCGAGCGCGGCGACCAGGAAGACTTCGAGGAGATGTTCCGGGAGTTCTTCGAGCGTCGTGGTCAGGGCGCGCCGCCGCCGCGCCGCCGCGCCAACTCCCTGGGATCCGGTTTCATCATCGACCCTGAGGGCTACGTGGTGACCAACAACCACGTGATCGCCGAGGCCGACACCGTCGAGGTCGTGCTGTCCGACGACACCACCTACGAGGCGGAGATCATCGGCAGCGATCCCGAAACCGATCTGGCGCTGCTGAAGGTCAATCCGACCTCGCCCCTGCCCAGCACCATCTGGGGCAACTCCAACAGCGTGCGCGTCGGCGACTGGGTGCTGGCTGTCGGCAATCCCTTCGGGCTGGGCGGCTCGGTCACCGCCGGCATCGTTTCCGCCCGCGGCCGGGACATCAACGCCGGCCCCTACGACGATTTCCTGCAAACCGACGCGGCGATCAACCGGGGTAACTCGGGCGGACCCATGTTCAACCTCGACGGCGAGGTGATCGGCATCAACACCGCGATCTTCTCGCCCTCCGGCGGTTCGATCGGAATCGGCTTCGCGGTTCCCTCGGCGATCGCGCAGAACGTGATCGACTCCCTGCGCCGCTTCGGCGAGGTCCGGCGCGGCTGGCTGGGGGTGCGCATCCAGACCGTGACCGAGGAACTTGCCGGCGAACTGGCCTTGCCGCCGCCCGCCACCGGCGCCTACGTCGCCAACGTGATCGACGGCGGTCCGGCGCAGTCGGCGGGGATCGTGCAGGGCGACGTCATCATCACCTTCGACGACCGCCCGGTGGCCGATACGCGCGGACTGGTACGAATGGTCGCCGAGACCTCGGTCGGCCGCGACGTGGACGTGGTGATCTGGCGCGAGGGGTCGCGCCAGACGATGCAGGTCAACCTCGGCCAGCGCGATGCGGAGGCCCTGGCCGCTGCCGCGCCGCCGCCGCCCGATCCGGAGGAAGTGCGGGATCTGCCCGCGCTCGGCCTCAGCCTCGGTGTCATGACCGACGAACGGCGCGAAACCTTCGCTCTCGAAGAGGGCGTCGGCGGTGTGATCGTCACCGAGGTCGACAGCGGCGGCAGCGCCGAGGAGAAGGGTCTGCAGCCCGGCGATGTCATCGTCGAGGTGGATCAGGAGCGCGTGGCGACCCCGGACGAGGTGGAGTCCTACGTCGAGCAGGCCCGAGAGGCGGAGCGCCGCAGTCTGACCCTACTGGTCTACCGCGGCGGCGAGTATCAGTGGATCGTGCTTCGCATCGGCCAAGGCTAG